A window from Drosophila nasuta strain 15112-1781.00 chromosome 3, ASM2355853v1, whole genome shotgun sequence encodes these proteins:
- the LOC132790096 gene encoding glycerol-3-phosphate phosphatase produces the protein MCAAMTNILVKKGVCQLLALNKFSIQQWLKCIDTIVFDADGVLWHREDVIEGTPETFNALRAMGKQVFICTNHSAMSANGLCNKAQKMGFLIGANEILSSSMALARYLQERKFKRKVFIVGEQGIADELKAVGIESLPIKKEQMLGSSLHDHVQQMQLDDNVGAVAVGIDSQLNMLKMCEACCYLKDRRVLFLATNRDRAFPASPGRMTPGAGVMVSAIQAASKRVPFTCGKPNTFICSHLIREGIINPERTLMVGDTMYTDIHFGYNCGFQTLLVGTGVNNLQDVAAAQKSSKPMQYQQIPDLFVPKLSDLLKFLPSRNG, from the exons ATGTGTGCGGCTATGACAAACATTCTAGTAAAGAAGGGAGTCTGTCAATTGCTCGCCTTGAATAAGTTCAGTATACAGCAATGGCTGAAGTGCATCGATACGATTGTCTTCGATGCTGATGGCGTGCTCTGGCATCGCGAAGATGTAATCGAAGGAACACCGGAGACATTTAATGCGCTGCGTGCAATGGGCAAACAAGTATTCATCTGCACAAATCATTCGGCCATGTCCGCCAATGGACTGTGCAACAAAGCGCAAAAAATGGGATTTCTCATCGGTGCGAATGAAATTTTATCTTCGTCGATGGCTTTGGCTCGCTATCTGCAGGAGCGCAAGTTCAAGCGAAAGGTTTTCATTGTGGGCGAACAAGGCATTGCCGATGAGCTGAAGGCTGTGGGCATTGAGTCGCTGCCTATTAAAAAGGAGCAGATGTTGGGCAGCTCTTTGCACGATCATGTGCAGCAGATGCAACTGGATGATAATGTTGGCGCTGTGGCTGTTGGCATCGATAGTCAATTGAATATGCTGAAAATGTGCGAGGCTTGCTGCTATTTAAAGGATCGTCGTGTTCTCTTTCTGGCCACCAATCGTGATCGTGCTTTTCCTGCTTCGCCAGGTCGCATGACTCCAGGAGCTGGCGTCATGGTTTCCGCTATTCAGGCTGCCTCAAAGCGCGTTCCCTTCACTTGTGGCAAGCCCAACACATTCATTTGTTCGCATCTCATACGCGAGGGCATCATTAACCCAGAGCGCACTCTGATGGTGGGCGACAC cATGTACACCGACATTCACTTTGGCTACAATTGCGGCTTTCAAACTCTTCTCGTTGGCACTGGCGTCAATAATTTACAAGATGTGGCTGCTGCTCAGAAATCCAGCAAACCAATGCAGTATCAGCAGATTCCAGATTTATTTGTGCCCAAGCTTTCGGACTTGCTGAAGTTTTTGCCTTCTAGAAATGGTTAG